The DNA region GTGAGTGACGATCAGTCTGTTGCAATTGCCGCCATGGCGGGCATCGGAGAACTGCTGTCGTGCATCGGGCCGACCTGCGGGGACACCGTCGACTGGAGTGCGGCGGAGAAGGTTTACGGGACGCCATTCCCTGCCGACTACCGGGCCTTCGTTGCAGCTTTCGGTAGGGGCTCGATCGAGGAGATCGTCGGCATTCACATCCCCGCCGTGAACTCGAACGAGCAGGGAATCGCGGTCTCGAGGCTCTCGGAGGCAGCGCTTGCGGACGAATGGGTCTGTACGGTCTTCGGCTCTTACAAGATTTTCGTAACCGGTGATCGCTTCAACTCGCCTATGGTGTCGCTTGGTTGGCGGTGAGACGCTGTCTGGGTGTGTTGTCATGGTGGGGGACCTGCTGCCGCAGCTGGCCGCGGTGCAAGTCGAGCGCGTGGAGGCCAGCGGGGATCTACTGAGGATCACTGCCCGGACCAGGGATGACTTGCCGGCGGCGTGTCCGTTGTGCGGGCAGTCGTCGGACTGGGTGCACTCTCGATACGAGCGGCATGTCGCAGACGAGGCGGTGGGCGGTCGGGCGGTCGTGATCGACTTATCGGTGCGCCGCCTGTACTGCGAGAACCCAGCCTGCGAGAAGGTCACCTTCGCCGAGCAGATCGACGGGCTGACCCGGCGTTACCAGCGTCGCACTCCTGCTCTGCAGAAGGTGGTCGACGCGGTCGCCGTGGCACTGGCCGGGTCGGCCGGGGCCCGCCTGCTGGGCGTGCTGCACCACGTGCTGACCTGGGCGGGCGTGCTGAACTGCTTGATGCGCATCAGCCTGCCCGCCCGGGTCGTCCCGCGGGTGCTGGGCATCGACGAGGGGGGCTCCCCCCGAGGTGTGGACACCAGTGCTATGCGGCGAGTGCCAGCGTAACTGATCGTTGTTCGAACTCGATCGGGCTGAGGTAGTTCAGCGCGGAGTGCCTCCTGCGGGTGTTGTAGCGGGTGATCCAGCGGAAGACCGCCAGGCGGGCGGCGCGGGCTCCAGGCCAACGCTTCGCGCCTTGGAGGGTCTCCCGTTTCAGCGTGGCGTTGAACGCCTCGGCGGCGGCGTTGTCCGCGCTCGTACCGACCGCGCCGCGACTCCTGGTGACGCCCAACTCCCGGCAGATGTCGGCGAATTCCTTGGACACGTACTGGGACCCGTTGTCGCTGTGGAAGACCGCGCCGTCCAGGCTTCCGTCCCGGGCGGCGGCCGCCGCCTTGAGCGCGTCGGTGACCAGCTCGGTCCGCATGTGATCGGCGATCGACCAGCCCACCAGGCGCTTGGAACACAGGTCCAACACCGTTGCCAGGTAGAGGAATTGACCGTCGCCGATCGGGAGGTAGGTGATGTCCCCGACGTAGCGGGTGTTCGGCCGAGCGGCGGTGAAGTCGCGTCCCAGCAGGTCCGGAACCGGCACCGCCGAGGGCTCGGGGACAGTGGTGCGGACCTTCCTGCGCAGGTGCACGCCGACAATGCCCCGCTCGCGCATCACCCGCTCGACGCGCTTGCGGTTGACCCGGCGCCCGGCATGCCGCAGCTCGGCGGTCACCCGCGGGCTGCCATAGGTGCCGTCCGTTTCGGCGTGGATCGCGCGGATCCGATCGGCGAGCTCGTCATCGGCCTGCCTGCGGGCCTCACGGGCCGGCGCGGCGGCCAGCCACCGGTAGAACCCGGACCGCGAGACCTCCAGCACCCGACACAGCCGCTTCACCCCGAAGGCGTCTCGATGGTCCTCAACGAACTGGAAGCGGCTCATCACCAGTTCGTCTCTCCGGCGAAATACTTCGCCGCCCGGCGCAGGATGTCCCGCTCCAGCTCAAGCTCCCGTATCCGGGCTCTGAGCTGCTTGTTCTCTTGCTCCAACACGGTGCCGGAGCCTATCGGGGCGCCCGAACCGGCAGCCGGAACGCTCTCGGCGCCCTCCCGCTGCCGGGCCCGGTGGGCGCTGATCCAGTTCCGTAGGGTCTCGTGGTTGACCCCGAGATCATCGGCCACCGAGCGGATCGTGCGTCCTGGTTCCGACAGGTACAGCGCCACGGCGTCCGCCTTGAACTCCGGCGAGTTCACCTTCATCACCACGGGGGACTCCTCTTCCTCTGGATCTCCGCGATCCAGTGTCCGGGGTGTCCACACTTCGGGAGGAAGGCCCGATTTCGCCCTGCGCCGGGGCCACCGCTACGCCACCATCCTGATCGACGCCGCCACCGGCGAGCGCATCGAAGTCCTGCCGGACCGCAAGATGGAGACGGTGACCGCCTGGCTGAAGGCCCACCCCGGCATCGAGGCCGTCTGCCGGGACGGCGCCGGGGGCTTCGCCCAGGCCACCACCGATGCCGACCCCGCGATCACCCAAGTTTGCGACCGCTGGCACCTGTGGCACGGCCTGGCCGA from Kitasatospora cathayae includes:
- a CDS encoding SMI1/KNR4 family protein; amino-acid sequence: MSDDQSVAIAAMAGIGELLSCIGPTCGDTVDWSAAEKVYGTPFPADYRAFVAAFGRGSIEEIVGIHIPAVNSNEQGIAVSRLSEAALADEWVCTVFGSYKIFVTGDRFNSPMVSLGWR
- a CDS encoding transposase family protein → MVGDLLPQLAAVQVERVEASGDLLRITARTRDDLPAACPLCGQSSDWVHSRYERHVADEAVGGRAVVIDLSVRRLYCENPACEKVTFAEQIDGLTRRYQRRTPALQKVVDAVAVALAGSAGARLLGVLHHVLTWAGVLNCLMRISLPARVVPRVLGIDEGGSPRGVDTSAMRRVPA
- a CDS encoding IS3 family transposase (programmed frameshift), yielding MVMKVNSPEFKADAVALYLSEPGRTIRSVADDLGVNHETLRNWISAHRARQREGAESVPAAGSGAPIGSGTVLEQENKQLRARIRELELERDILRRAAKYFRRDELVMSRFQFVEDHRDAFGVKRLCRVLEVSRSGFYRWLAAAPAREARRQADDELADRIRAIHAETDGTYGSPRVTAELRHAGRRVNRKRVERVMRERGIVGVHLRRKVRTTVPEPSAVPVPDLLGRDFTAARPNTRYVGDITYLPIGDGQFLYLATVLDLCSKRLVGWSIADHMRTELVTDALKAAAAARDGSLDGAVFHSDNGSQYVSKEFADICRELGVTRSRGAVGTSADNAAAEAFNATLKRETLQGAKRWPGARAARLAVFRWITRYNTRRRHSALNYLSPIEFEQRSVTLALAA